DNA from Cydia pomonella isolate Wapato2018A chromosome 14, ilCydPomo1, whole genome shotgun sequence:
aaaatctttttttctaGCTTAGGCCGCGAATATTTCAGCCTCCCCTCGTAAATATAATACACGATTTACCTGTTAATTCGTCCTTCGTTCCATCGAAACTTGTTTCAAGTGATTTGTGAACGCACTGCTATTTCATTTGACGTGTAACTTTGACATGAAACTGACACAtcgtatttttaaacatattaaactttaaatttttagtGTCTGATTCAATTTGAAAAATTCAAAAGTACATTTTAAATGTTTCACCGTCTATATCTACTAGTTCTTTGTATATTCAACGCTTCTCCAGGTCAAAGATGTGTGCTGAATTCTCGGTCTCATTTTGGAGAACCGCTGCCGGTATTTTTAAGGAATGGAAGACTTTTGGAGCCTGATGATCGATATGGCAACGTAGAGATGAATAGCGGAGACACCTTGACCCTAAGCTGTGGGGGCTCAGGCCCTATATCTCATCCTAACGCCATTCGGCAGCTCAGAACTGCTACTATAACTTGTGAAGCTGGcgataactttaaaaataatgattggTTAAACGCTCCGGCTAGCTTCAGCCAATTTCGCTGTCTGGATCCGCCTGACTATATCAGCCAACGCACGAACCAAACTTGCTTTAATGGACATCAAATCCATGAAGTTGGGTATCAGATTGACAATCAATGGTATCCGGTATACCAGTCCTGCTTTGATGAAGATATCCTCAGACCTATCTATTCGAAATACACGCAGAAGCCATATAACGCTATGTATCAAACGAGAGTCGAAAGACCTTACTTTAAAGCGGATGGTAATTATCGGACAATTCCTGTGGAATCTTTGTTCTCTCCGTGGGGTCAGAGGGCAGCTATTGGAAACCTTGTAGGGCCCGCGATAGACCGCTACGTTACTAGATCCGAGGAGATGTCTAGAGGTCATTTAGCTGCGAAAACAGACTTCGTTTTTGCATTCGGGGAAAGAGCTACATTCCACTATGTAAACTGCGCGCCTCAATGGAAAAACTTCAACGGAGGAAACTGGAACACCTTAGAAGTTGACTTGAGAAACCACGTCCACGCAGCAGGATACAATACTATAATCTACACGGGAACTTTCGGAGTGACCAGTCTTTTTAACCAATATGGAGAACGAGTGGATCTTTACCTTGCAAATGATCATAACAACAATCCATTGATTCCAGTCcctcaatattattataaagtgGTTTATGATACGGATTCTCGCAAGGGTATCGCCTTTGTGGGAATAAATAACCCGTATTACACTGCAAGTGAAGCTAGGGACCTGTTTTTCTGTGAAGACTTGTGTAGGGGCAACCCGGAGTTTCACTGGTTGACATGGCGACCGGACAACCCTTCGGAGGGTTACACGTTTTGTTGTAGAGTTGAGGATTTTCGGCGTACAGTTAATCATTTACCGGAATTTGAGGTCACAGGATTGCTAACGtgacttaaaaaatatgtatttaaccttttgaaagCCAAGAACatctaaagtcgtcgttactagtcgtgcccacagcgccaaggacaactataggtgttatggcggacgctgtcaaagtaaccttcacttcattgagtaaggtttacattagctcccttgcgcccggaaCCTTGGCGTGTGAGTGATGTTGGTGCTCATGATATAAAGCGTTCAGAGGGTTAGACATGTTCGTCGTTTGCATGTTACAAATTctgtaatttttataaatgtatgaTTTCACtgaattaaatttcaaatttagtgAGACTAATAGATTGTGTCCATTTTACCTATTCGTTTGTGAGTAAAAAGAGTAGAAGAGTAGAAATAGTTAATTAATATCACACCCTATTTCTACGTAGTTATagatcgtggatgacacgaactaactacactaatgtcaaaaaatcaagtttAGTTATCAATAAAGTACCTAATCATCTGATtaaacacattgagtgccgggaacccgctgagcgggttctctgttcgttgTCCCTTTCTTCTACAAAACGGGAAAACACTGGGGTcagctacgagcgtagcgctacgaaaaagttggcagtgaatgtgttaaaaataatagtaatcagtacccctagtgtaaatattttcgacagcgaaacgtgacgtacgcgtttgcgttaagtgtcattttgtatgagatttttgactttccaaaacgtcccgcttggcgcgctgttcaaaaacccatacaaaatgagacttaacgcaaacacgtacgtcacgtttcgctatcgactaaatttacactaggggtacagtaagTAGAATAGTTAAAGACAAACGTTTGTGAAACACGGAGcttaatgtaggtacatgtgaaatgttgccaagacgaggccatatggctcgcactgtcaaaaagttattagaTCTTATAAGTCTATGTGCTATATACGCCCTAACTCTATAAGCCCAAACTCCACAAATTAGTCAAaatacgacgaccggtctggccttgtgagtagtgaccctgcctatgaagccgatggtcctgggttcaaatcctggtaagggcatttattcgtgtgatgagcatggatatttgttcctgagtcatggatgttttctatgtatttaagtatttataaatatgtatatatattatatatatatatatatcgttgtctaagtacacgcaacacaagccttattgagcttaacgtgggacttagtcaatttgtgcaataatgtcgtataatattaatttaaaaaaaaatgtgacttggccgtttcgctaccgttaCTGGGCGTAGagtgaaatagaaatagaaatagaatttattcattgttcattacttttctgttagtagtttttagggttccgtagccaaatggcaaaaaacggaacccttatagattcgtcatgtccgtctgtctgtccgattctgtcacagccacttttttccgaaactataaaagctatac
Protein-coding regions in this window:
- the LOC133525124 gene encoding uncharacterized protein LOC133525124, translated to MFHRLYLLVLCIFNASPGQRCVLNSRSHFGEPLPVFLRNGRLLEPDDRYGNVEMNSGDTLTLSCGGSGPISHPNAIRQLRTATITCEAGDNFKNNDWLNAPASFSQFRCLDPPDYISQRTNQTCFNGHQIHEVGYQIDNQWYPVYQSCFDEDILRPIYSKYTQKPYNAMYQTRVERPYFKADGNYRTIPVESLFSPWGQRAAIGNLVGPAIDRYVTRSEEMSRGHLAAKTDFVFAFGERATFHYVNCAPQWKNFNGGNWNTLEVDLRNHVHAAGYNTIIYTGTFGVTSLFNQYGERVDLYLANDHNNNPLIPVPQYYYKVVYDTDSRKGIAFVGINNPYYTASEARDLFFCEDLCRGNPEFHWLTWRPDNPSEGYTFCCRVEDFRRTVNHLPEFEVTGLLT